In a single window of the Streptomyces cinnabarinus genome:
- a CDS encoding (Fe-S)-binding protein gives MRVALFLTCVNDTLYPDTGRAVVKLLTRLGVEVDFPMAQTCCGQAHYNTGYRHGAEPLARHFSDVFGEYEAIVTPSGSCGAMVRELYPRMGERARAEGRGDALATALAPVVPKTYELTEFLVDVLGVTDVGAYYPHRVTYHPACHGLRGLGLADRPQRLLQAVKGIELVELPGADECCGLGGTFAVKNSDVSAAMGADKVRNAESTGAEVLCSADNSCLMHIGGTMARLRTGMRPVHIAEILAGTEEDAAV, from the coding sequence ATGCGTGTCGCTCTGTTCCTGACCTGTGTCAACGACACGCTCTATCCGGACACCGGCCGCGCCGTGGTGAAGCTGCTGACCAGGCTGGGGGTCGAGGTCGACTTCCCGATGGCCCAGACCTGTTGCGGACAGGCGCACTACAACACCGGCTACCGCCATGGGGCGGAGCCGCTGGCCCGGCATTTCTCCGATGTCTTCGGGGAGTACGAGGCGATCGTCACGCCGTCCGGCAGTTGCGGCGCGATGGTGCGGGAGCTGTATCCGCGGATGGGTGAGCGGGCGCGGGCCGAGGGGCGTGGGGACGCGCTCGCGACCGCCCTCGCGCCCGTGGTGCCGAAGACGTACGAGCTGACGGAGTTCCTGGTGGATGTGCTGGGGGTGACGGACGTCGGGGCGTACTACCCGCACAGGGTGACCTATCACCCGGCCTGTCACGGGCTGCGCGGGCTGGGTCTGGCGGACCGGCCGCAGCGGCTGCTGCAGGCGGTGAAGGGGATCGAGCTGGTCGAACTGCCGGGCGCCGACGAGTGCTGCGGTCTCGGCGGCACCTTCGCGGTGAAGAACTCCGACGTCTCGGCGGCGATGGGCGCGGACAAGGTGCGCAACGCGGAGTCGACGGGCGCGGAGGTGCTGTGCTCGGCGGACAACTCCTGTCTGATGCACATCGGCGGGACGATGGCCCGGCTGCGCACTGGGATGCGGCCGGTTCACATCGCCGAGATCCTGGCGGGCACGGAGGAGGACGCGGCCGTATGA